One part of the Streptomyces ferrugineus genome encodes these proteins:
- a CDS encoding TetR/AcrR family transcriptional regulator, giving the protein MARTTDGDGTPVPQRLLAAATRLFAEQGYDRTSVQEIVEAAGVTKGALYHYFGSKDDLLHEVYARVLRVQQERLDAFAGADEPVEKRLRAAAADVVVTTIENLDDAMIFFRSMHHLSPEKNKQVRAERRRYHERFRALIEEGQEAGVFSKATPADLVVDYHFGSVHHLSTWYRPDGPMSPQEVADHLADLLLRALRP; this is encoded by the coding sequence GTGGCCAGGACGACGGACGGAGACGGCACGCCCGTCCCGCAGCGGCTGCTCGCCGCCGCCACCCGGCTCTTCGCCGAGCAGGGCTACGACCGCACCTCGGTGCAGGAGATCGTCGAGGCGGCCGGCGTCACCAAGGGAGCGCTGTACCACTACTTCGGCTCCAAGGACGACCTGCTGCACGAGGTGTACGCGCGGGTGCTGCGCGTGCAGCAGGAGCGCCTCGACGCCTTCGCGGGCGCCGACGAGCCGGTCGAGAAGCGGCTGCGGGCCGCGGCGGCGGACGTCGTGGTGACGACCATCGAGAACCTCGACGACGCGATGATCTTCTTCCGCTCGATGCACCATCTGAGCCCGGAGAAGAACAAGCAGGTGCGCGCCGAGCGCCGGCGCTACCACGAACGCTTCCGCGCGCTCATCGAGGAGGGCCAGGAGGCGGGCGTCTTCTCCAAGGCGACCCCGGCCGACCTGGTCGTGGACTACCACTTCGGGTCGGTCCACCACCTGTCGACCTGGTACCGGCCCGACGGTCCGATGAGCCCGCAGGAGGTCGCCGACCATCTCGCCGACCTGCTGCTGCGGGCGCTGCGACCCTAG
- a CDS encoding SDR family oxidoreductase, whose translation MVEAVQGAGVVVTGAGGGIGAALARRFAAEGARVVVNDLDAAKAKAVAAEIGGLAVPGDASSIVSAARDALDGTVDVYCANAGVAFGGEEPGQPLDERVWAASWDVNVMAHVRAANELLPGWLERGSGRFVSTVSAAGLLTMIGAAPYAVTKHGAYAFAEYLSLTYRHRGIKVHAICPQGVRTDMLDATGSAGDLVLKPTAIAPEDVADALFKGMAEDRFLILPHPEVAAYYQARAGEPDRWLSNMNHLQQKWEAAR comes from the coding sequence ATGGTGGAAGCCGTTCAGGGTGCCGGAGTCGTCGTGACCGGGGCTGGGGGTGGCATCGGCGCGGCCCTTGCCCGTCGGTTCGCCGCGGAAGGGGCCCGGGTCGTCGTCAACGACCTGGATGCCGCGAAGGCGAAGGCGGTGGCCGCCGAGATCGGTGGCCTCGCGGTGCCGGGCGACGCCTCCTCGATCGTCTCCGCAGCCCGGGACGCGCTCGACGGCACCGTCGACGTCTACTGCGCCAACGCCGGCGTCGCCTTCGGCGGCGAGGAGCCCGGGCAGCCGCTCGACGAGAGGGTCTGGGCGGCGTCCTGGGACGTCAATGTCATGGCCCATGTGCGTGCCGCCAACGAACTGCTGCCGGGCTGGCTGGAGCGGGGCAGCGGACGGTTCGTCTCCACCGTCTCCGCCGCCGGGCTGCTCACCATGATCGGTGCCGCGCCCTACGCCGTCACCAAGCACGGGGCGTACGCCTTCGCCGAGTATCTGTCGCTGACGTACCGCCATCGCGGGATCAAGGTCCACGCCATCTGTCCGCAGGGCGTGCGCACCGACATGCTCGACGCCACCGGCAGCGCGGGGGACCTGGTGCTCAAGCCCACCGCCATCGCGCCGGAGGACGTGGCCGACGCGCTGTTCAAGGGGATGGCTGAGGACCGCTTCCTGATCCTGCCGCATCCCGAGGTGGCCGCGTACTACCAGGCGCGGGCCGGCGAGCCCGACCGCTGGCTGAGCAATATGAACCACCTCCAGCAGAAGTGGGAGGCGGCCCGGTGA
- a CDS encoding 3-keto-5-aminohexanoate cleavage protein — protein MIQVCLNGPRGAGDGAVVPLSPEALAESAAEAVAAGATDIHVHPKTPCGQDSLSPRVLAPTLEAIRARVSVPVGVTTGAWAEPDPEAALARVRSWTVLPDHASVNWHEPGAEELAAALLERGVAVEAGIWSGTEGATRFAASPLGPRVLRVLAEVTDTAPETAEESAHALLADLGPAFGRPVLLHGEDGGAWPVLRLAGRLGLATRIGLEDTLVLPGGERALSNAQLVTEGLVQHGAVQRRS, from the coding sequence ATGATCCAGGTGTGTCTGAACGGGCCCCGGGGAGCGGGTGACGGTGCGGTGGTGCCGCTCTCGCCCGAGGCGCTGGCCGAGTCCGCGGCCGAGGCCGTCGCGGCCGGGGCCACCGACATCCATGTCCACCCCAAGACGCCCTGCGGGCAGGACAGTCTCTCGCCGCGCGTGCTCGCGCCGACCCTGGAGGCGATACGGGCCAGGGTGTCGGTGCCGGTGGGAGTGACGACGGGCGCGTGGGCGGAGCCGGATCCCGAGGCGGCGCTGGCGCGTGTCCGCAGTTGGACGGTGCTACCGGACCACGCCTCGGTCAACTGGCACGAACCGGGCGCCGAGGAGCTGGCGGCGGCCCTGCTGGAGCGGGGCGTGGCCGTGGAGGCGGGCATCTGGTCCGGAACCGAGGGGGCGACGCGGTTCGCCGCCTCGCCACTGGGGCCGAGGGTGCTGCGTGTGCTGGCGGAGGTGACGGACACCGCCCCGGAGACGGCCGAGGAGAGCGCGCATGCGCTGCTCGCCGACCTGGGCCCGGCGTTCGGCCGCCCGGTGCTGCTGCACGGCGAGGACGGGGGTGCGTGGCCGGTGCTGCGGCTGGCGGGGCGGCTGGGCCTTGCGACGCGGATCGGCCTGGAGGACACGCTGGTCCTGCCGGGCGGTGAACGGGCCCTGTCCAACGCACAGTTGGTGACGGAGGGGCTGGTTCAGCACGGGGCGGTCCAGCGGCGGTCGTAG
- a CDS encoding serine-threonine protein kinase codes for MADPAVSVTPYWELTFDADGDPDAGRRDRLLAGVMRQHVRDLIVFAHGWNSDRSGATRLYDGFFAPIPRLVPRAKVGFAGVVWPSMRFSDEPIPDFPRAVAAEMPRRPVLDKDTRHALLETFPGRATVIDQIARLLDQQPREEAELEEFGRLVRMLVDVVPPGPQALFAADTLCEGVPQDSPDIFTGSTAAVCVEFARALAHLEAPDGTAASFSLPNPWEGAHELLRQATYYAMKRRAGTVGERGLGRVVGQLATRAPEVRVHLVGHSFGARLVSFALRGLPKGVRTVKSVTLLQGAFSHYAFASRLPHDARAGGVLEGQHNRVDGPLVCCYSRHDSALSTMYPLASRMAGDARGIAAPDVGRMLGAKWGAMGHDGVQAVPGTKSYELAEALQAKLPASGCVNVDAAAVVRRGGPPAGAHSDIVHRELAQVVLAAGRVH; via the coding sequence ATGGCGGATCCGGCAGTGAGCGTGACTCCCTACTGGGAGCTGACCTTCGACGCGGACGGGGACCCGGACGCCGGGAGGCGGGACCGGCTGCTGGCCGGGGTGATGCGGCAGCACGTCCGTGATCTGATCGTCTTCGCGCACGGCTGGAACAGCGACCGCTCGGGGGCCACGCGGCTCTACGACGGCTTCTTCGCGCCGATCCCGCGGCTCGTGCCGCGGGCGAAGGTCGGGTTCGCGGGTGTGGTCTGGCCCTCGATGCGGTTCTCGGACGAGCCGATTCCGGACTTCCCGCGTGCCGTGGCGGCCGAGATGCCGCGCAGGCCGGTGCTCGACAAGGACACGCGGCACGCGCTGCTGGAGACGTTCCCGGGGCGGGCGACCGTGATCGACCAGATCGCGCGACTGCTGGACCAGCAGCCGCGTGAGGAGGCCGAGCTGGAGGAGTTCGGGCGGCTGGTGCGGATGCTGGTGGACGTGGTGCCGCCGGGGCCGCAGGCGCTGTTCGCGGCGGACACGCTGTGCGAGGGGGTGCCGCAGGACTCGCCGGACATCTTCACCGGCTCGACCGCGGCGGTGTGCGTGGAGTTCGCGCGGGCGCTGGCACATCTGGAGGCGCCGGACGGCACGGCGGCGTCGTTCTCGTTGCCGAACCCGTGGGAGGGTGCGCACGAGTTGCTGCGGCAGGCGACGTACTACGCGATGAAGCGGCGCGCGGGGACGGTCGGTGAGCGCGGGCTTGGGCGGGTGGTGGGGCAACTGGCCACGCGGGCGCCCGAGGTGCGGGTGCATCTGGTCGGGCACAGCTTCGGCGCGCGGCTGGTGTCGTTCGCGTTGCGCGGGCTGCCGAAGGGGGTGCGAACGGTGAAGTCCGTGACGCTGCTCCAAGGGGCCTTCTCGCACTACGCGTTCGCGTCCCGGCTGCCGCACGACGCCCGGGCGGGCGGTGTGCTGGAGGGCCAGCACAACCGTGTCGACGGGCCGCTGGTGTGCTGCTACTCGCGGCACGACTCGGCCCTGTCCACGATGTACCCGCTGGCCTCCCGCATGGCGGGGGACGCGCGCGGGATCGCGGCGCCGGACGTCGGGCGGATGCTGGGTGCCAAGTGGGGTGCGATGGGGCACGACGGGGTGCAGGCGGTGCCGGGGACGAAGTCCTACGAGCTGGCCGAAGCGCTGCAGGCGAAGCTGCCGGCGTCGGGGTGCGTGAACGTGGACGCGGCGGCGGTCGTCAGGCGGGGCGGGCCGCCGGCCGGGGCGCACAGCGACATCGTGCACCGGGAGCTGGCGCAGGTGGTGCTGGCGGCGGGCCGTGTCCACTGA
- a CDS encoding penicillin acylase family protein — translation MPWRTPRNALVRLRTPGTIPGFLKTASICALIAGLLSPLSPAVTATQAAAAEVTAWNDHCGNQCSEILPPGQNGNATLAQILLNQAFGAMPEHASDQLGPYANLATGYSGLTNATINNFFNDASFGVPSDQVASTVKPAGRGDVTIVRDKKTGVPHITGTTRYGTEFGAGYAAAQDRLWLMDVFRHVGRGRLTSFAGGAPSNQGLEQQFWRHAPYTEADLQAQIDNAVATNGERGRLALDDAKAYLDGINAYIDASDSGRYFPGEYVLTGHKDSITNAGTIEHFKLTDLVALGSVIGALFGSGGGGEVNNAISLLAAQEKYGVAKGTEVWESFRERNDPEAVVTVHDKSFPYATRPDDPQGEALPDAGSVSEEQLVYDRTGSAAGAAATGASTAAAETAMSSAKRGMSNALVVGGEHTASGHPVAVFGPQTGYFAPQLLLLQEIQGPGISARGASFAGLSMYVELGRGQDYSWSATTSGQDIIDTYAVELCQDDYHYLYRGTCTPMEKVEQKNAWKPTTADNTPEGSYTMRVWRTKYGPITHRATVGGKKVAYTTLRSSFMHEADSIIGFQMLNDPDFVKGPQDFQKAVQHINYTFNWFYADSEHTAYYNSGDNPVRASGVDAEFPVWARSAYEWRGWDPATNTADYTPPSAHPNSIDQDYYISWNNKQAKDYTTAPWGDGSVHRGNLLENRVKKLVAAGGVTRASLVKAMAEAGLADLRAEDVLPDLLKVVNSSPVTDPTAAAAVSKLQTWLSAGGRRTETSAGSKKYADADAIRILDAWWPLLVKAQFEPGLGSELYAAMTNNLPIDESPSAGHGPTGSHAGSSFQYGWWSYVDKDIRAVLGEPVQGPLAQKYCGDGSLGACRDILISTLKEAAGKTAAQVYPGDDQCSAGDQWCADSIVQRTLGGIKHGKISWQNRPTYQQVVEFTSHR, via the coding sequence ATGCCATGGCGTACCCCACGCAACGCCCTCGTCAGACTGAGAACTCCCGGCACGATCCCCGGGTTCCTGAAGACCGCATCGATATGCGCGCTGATTGCCGGTCTTTTGTCGCCTCTTTCCCCAGCCGTCACCGCGACCCAGGCCGCTGCAGCCGAGGTCACGGCATGGAACGACCACTGCGGCAACCAGTGTTCCGAGATCCTGCCGCCGGGCCAGAACGGCAACGCCACCCTCGCCCAGATCCTGCTCAACCAGGCCTTCGGCGCCATGCCCGAGCACGCCTCCGACCAGCTCGGCCCTTACGCGAACCTGGCCACCGGCTACTCCGGCCTCACCAACGCGACGATCAACAACTTCTTCAACGACGCCTCGTTCGGCGTCCCCTCCGATCAGGTCGCCTCCACCGTCAAGCCCGCCGGGCGCGGCGATGTGACGATCGTCCGTGACAAGAAGACGGGTGTGCCGCACATCACCGGTACCACCCGATACGGCACGGAGTTCGGCGCGGGCTATGCCGCCGCCCAGGACCGGCTGTGGCTGATGGACGTCTTCCGGCACGTCGGACGCGGCCGGCTCACCTCCTTCGCGGGCGGCGCGCCCTCCAACCAGGGCCTCGAACAGCAGTTCTGGCGCCACGCGCCGTACACCGAGGCCGATCTCCAGGCCCAGATCGACAACGCCGTCGCCACCAACGGCGAGCGCGGCCGGCTCGCCCTCGACGACGCCAAGGCCTATCTCGACGGCATCAACGCCTATATCGACGCCTCCGACAGCGGCCGCTACTTCCCCGGCGAGTACGTCCTGACCGGCCACAAGGACTCCATCACCAACGCCGGCACGATCGAGCACTTCAAGCTGACCGACCTGGTCGCGCTCGGCTCCGTCATCGGCGCCCTGTTCGGCTCCGGAGGCGGCGGCGAGGTCAACAACGCCATCTCGCTGCTGGCCGCGCAGGAGAAGTACGGCGTGGCGAAGGGCACCGAGGTCTGGGAGTCGTTCCGCGAACGCAACGACCCCGAGGCGGTCGTCACCGTCCACGACAAGAGCTTCCCGTACGCCACCCGCCCCGACGACCCGCAGGGCGAGGCCCTGCCCGACGCCGGCTCGGTGAGCGAGGAACAGCTCGTGTACGACCGTACCGGCAGCGCGGCCGGCGCCGCCGCGACCGGCGCCTCCACCGCGGCCGCCGAGACCGCCATGAGCTCGGCCAAGCGGGGCATGTCCAACGCCCTCGTGGTCGGCGGCGAGCACACCGCCAGCGGCCACCCGGTCGCCGTCTTCGGCCCGCAGACCGGCTACTTCGCGCCCCAGCTCCTGCTGCTCCAGGAGATCCAGGGCCCGGGCATCAGCGCCCGCGGCGCCTCCTTCGCCGGCCTGAGCATGTACGTCGAGCTCGGCCGCGGCCAGGACTACTCGTGGAGCGCCACGACCTCCGGCCAGGACATCATCGACACCTACGCCGTCGAACTGTGCCAGGACGACTACCACTACCTGTACCGCGGCACCTGCACGCCGATGGAGAAGGTCGAGCAGAAGAACGCCTGGAAGCCGACGACGGCCGACAACACCCCCGAGGGCTCGTACACGATGCGGGTCTGGCGCACGAAGTACGGTCCGATCACGCACCGCGCCACCGTCGGCGGCAAGAAGGTCGCCTACACCACCCTGCGCTCCTCCTTCATGCACGAGGCGGACTCGATCATCGGCTTCCAGATGCTGAACGACCCCGACTTCGTCAAGGGCCCGCAGGACTTCCAGAAGGCGGTGCAGCACATCAACTACACCTTCAACTGGTTCTACGCCGACTCCGAGCACACCGCGTACTACAACAGCGGTGACAACCCGGTGCGGGCGAGCGGCGTCGACGCGGAGTTCCCGGTCTGGGCGCGGTCGGCGTACGAGTGGCGGGGCTGGGACCCGGCGACGAACACGGCGGACTACACCCCGCCGTCGGCCCACCCCAACTCCATCGACCAGGACTACTACATCTCCTGGAACAACAAGCAGGCCAAGGACTACACGACCGCTCCCTGGGGCGACGGCTCGGTCCACCGCGGCAACCTGCTGGAGAACCGGGTGAAGAAGCTGGTCGCCGCGGGCGGCGTGACCCGGGCCTCGCTGGTGAAGGCGATGGCCGAGGCGGGCCTCGCCGACCTGCGGGCGGAGGACGTGCTGCCGGACCTGCTGAAGGTCGTCAACAGCTCGCCGGTGACCGACCCCACGGCCGCCGCCGCGGTGAGCAAGCTCCAGACATGGCTGTCGGCGGGCGGCAGGCGCACCGAGACGTCGGCCGGTTCGAAGAAGTACGCCGACGCCGACGCGATCCGCATCCTGGACGCGTGGTGGCCCCTGCTGGTGAAGGCCCAGTTCGAGCCGGGCCTCGGCAGCGAGCTGTACGCCGCCATGACGAACAACCTGCCCATCGACGAGTCCCCGTCGGCCGGGCACGGCCCGACCGGATCGCACGCCGGAAGCTCCTTCCAGTACGGCTGGTGGTCTTACGTCGACAAGGACATCCGGGCCGTGCTCGGTGAGCCGGTGCAGGGTCCGCTGGCCCAGAAGTACTGCGGCGACGGCAGCCTCGGCGCCTGCCGGGACATCCTGATCAGCACCCTGAAGGAGGCCGCCGGCAAGACCGCGGCCCAGGTCTACCCCGGCGACGACCAGTGCTCGGCGGGCGACCAGTGGTGCGCCGACTCGATCGTCCAGCGCACGCTGGGCGGCATCAAGCACGGCAAGATCAGCTGGCAGAACCGTCCGACGTATCAGCAGGTCGTGGAGTTCACCTCACACAGGTGA
- a CDS encoding response regulator, whose translation MKKDDADDADGALRVVLADDHPVVRTGLAALLESVRDGSPPVRVVGVAASGREAVREAVTLRPQVVVMDIRMPGLNGIEATREIGRVAPSVAVLMLTMVEEDDSVFAAMRAGARGYVLKGAGQDEIVRAIRAVAAGEAIFGPGVARRVLGQLSRPLPQPDPCPALTPRERDVLVLIAEGHPNSAVAVRLGLSPKTVSNHMSAVLAKLGVADRSEAAAWARGAGLGPAPPEP comes from the coding sequence ATGAAGAAGGACGATGCGGACGACGCGGACGGCGCGCTGCGCGTCGTGCTCGCCGACGATCACCCGGTGGTGCGTACCGGGCTGGCCGCGCTGCTGGAGTCCGTGCGCGACGGGTCGCCGCCGGTACGGGTCGTCGGCGTGGCGGCGAGCGGGCGGGAGGCGGTGCGGGAGGCGGTGACGCTGCGCCCGCAGGTGGTGGTGATGGACATCCGGATGCCCGGTCTCAACGGGATCGAGGCGACCCGGGAGATCGGCCGGGTGGCGCCCTCGGTGGCCGTGCTGATGCTCACCATGGTCGAGGAGGACGACTCGGTGTTCGCGGCGATGCGCGCGGGGGCTCGCGGATATGTCCTCAAGGGCGCCGGACAGGACGAGATCGTGCGGGCGATCAGGGCGGTCGCCGCCGGGGAGGCGATCTTCGGACCCGGGGTGGCCCGCCGGGTGCTCGGTCAGCTCAGCCGTCCGCTGCCCCAGCCCGATCCGTGTCCGGCGCTCACTCCGCGGGAGCGGGACGTCCTCGTGCTGATCGCCGAGGGGCATCCCAACTCCGCGGTCGCCGTCCGCCTCGGCCTGTCCCCGAAGACGGTCAGCAACCACATGTCCGCGGTGCTGGCCAAGCTCGGCGTGGCGGACCGCTCGGAGGCCGCGGCCTGGGCCCGGGGGGCCGGGCTGGGCCCCGCACCGCCCGAGCCGTAG
- a CDS encoding class I adenylate-forming enzyme family protein, producing MTGSRYAAKPWLARLTDAQRAPIDPADSLVHALRRAAAETPERVFLAYFDGRLTYREVDELSDSVAGHLVARGLERGERVAVLLQNSPHFVLAMLGAWKAGAVVVPVNPMYKSGEVTHVLRDGEVAALICSDRAWESYLRETAAESPVRIVLTGCELDFQTRGDARVLTFERLAQAEDADDLAAVARAGHKAPDGRDPGPADIALISYTSGTSGTPKGATNTHGNIMYNAERQRTGLELPEAPVYFAMAPLFHITGMVCQLGACLNSAGRLVLAYRFEAGVVLDAFAEHGPHYTVGPSTAFMALAAHPDVRREHFASFVNISSGGAPLPPALVEKFRAGFGPYIRNGYGLTECTAPCASVPPALEAPVDPGSGTLAVGVPGPETVVRIIDDQGQEVPFGEQGEIVVRGPQVVPGYWRRPDATAETFPGGELRTGDIGFMDADGWLYVVDRKKDMINASGFKVWPREVEDVLYTHPAVREAAVVGVPDGYRGETVKAYISLRPGAEADPDALAAYCKERLAAYKYPRQVEILPDLPKTASGKILRRELRSREHDG from the coding sequence GTGACCGGCTCCCGGTATGCGGCCAAGCCCTGGCTGGCCCGGCTCACGGACGCCCAGCGCGCCCCCATAGACCCCGCCGACTCCCTCGTGCACGCCCTGCGCCGGGCCGCCGCCGAGACCCCGGAGCGGGTCTTCCTCGCCTACTTCGACGGTCGCCTCACCTACCGCGAGGTCGACGAACTCAGCGACTCCGTCGCCGGGCACCTCGTCGCGCGCGGCCTGGAGCGGGGCGAGCGGGTGGCGGTCCTGCTGCAGAACTCGCCCCACTTCGTGCTCGCCATGCTCGGCGCGTGGAAGGCCGGGGCGGTCGTGGTGCCCGTCAACCCGATGTACAAGTCGGGGGAGGTCACCCACGTCCTGCGGGACGGCGAAGTGGCCGCGCTGATCTGCTCCGACCGGGCCTGGGAGTCGTATCTGCGCGAGACGGCCGCAGAGTCGCCGGTGCGGATCGTGCTCACCGGGTGCGAGCTGGATTTCCAGACCCGCGGCGACGCGCGTGTGCTGACCTTCGAGCGACTGGCGCAGGCCGAGGACGCCGACGACCTGGCCGCCGTCGCCCGCGCCGGACACAAGGCGCCCGACGGCCGCGACCCCGGCCCGGCCGACATCGCGCTGATCAGCTACACCTCGGGCACCAGCGGCACCCCCAAGGGCGCCACCAACACACACGGCAACATCATGTACAACGCCGAGCGGCAGCGCACCGGCCTGGAGCTGCCCGAGGCGCCCGTCTACTTCGCGATGGCGCCGCTGTTCCACATCACCGGCATGGTGTGCCAGCTCGGTGCCTGCCTCAACAGCGCGGGCCGGCTCGTGCTGGCGTACCGCTTCGAGGCGGGCGTGGTGCTCGACGCCTTCGCGGAGCACGGGCCGCACTACACCGTCGGCCCCTCGACGGCCTTCATGGCGCTGGCCGCCCACCCGGACGTCCGCCGGGAGCACTTCGCGTCCTTCGTGAACATCTCCTCGGGCGGCGCCCCGCTGCCCCCGGCCCTGGTGGAGAAGTTCCGGGCCGGCTTCGGGCCCTACATCCGCAACGGCTACGGCCTCACCGAGTGCACCGCCCCCTGCGCCTCCGTCCCGCCCGCCCTGGAGGCCCCCGTCGACCCCGGCTCAGGGACCCTCGCCGTGGGCGTGCCGGGCCCCGAGACGGTCGTACGCATCATCGACGACCAGGGCCAGGAGGTGCCGTTCGGCGAGCAGGGCGAGATCGTCGTACGGGGCCCGCAGGTCGTCCCCGGCTACTGGCGGCGGCCCGACGCCACCGCCGAGACCTTCCCCGGCGGCGAGCTGCGCACCGGCGACATCGGCTTCATGGACGCCGACGGCTGGCTGTACGTCGTCGACCGCAAGAAGGACATGATCAACGCGTCCGGCTTCAAGGTGTGGCCGCGCGAGGTCGAGGACGTGCTCTACACGCACCCGGCGGTGCGCGAGGCCGCCGTCGTCGGGGTGCCCGACGGGTACCGCGGGGAGACCGTCAAGGCGTACATCAGCCTCCGTCCGGGTGCCGAAGCCGACCCCGACGCACTCGCCGCGTACTGCAAGGAGAGACTGGCCGCCTACAAATATCCGCGGCAGGTGGAGATCCTGCCCGACTTGCCCAAGACCGCAAGTGGGAAGATCCTCCGTCGGGAACTGCGTTCCCGTGAGCACGACGGCTAG
- a CDS encoding exo-beta-N-acetylmuramidase NamZ family protein, with protein MRLSRRALLAATTAAAASLPSTATAAERHRRLRTGFERLAADGYSVLEGQKVGIVTNPTGVTRDVRHIVDVMHTDGRVNLTAVFGPEHGFRGTAQAGGSEGRYDDPATGLPVYDTYLKSGRPLADIFTASGVDTIVFDIQDVGARFYTYIWTLYDCMESAQLAGKRFVVLDRPNPVTGRAAQGPVLHKEFASFVGRQPISQAHGMTVAELARLFNGEFLTTPVPLETVRMTGWRRSDFYDASGLPWVPPSPNMPTPQTALVYSGTCLFEGTNLSEGRGTTRPFELLGAEGIDRHWAEAAGELALPGVHFREAYFAPTFSKFQGRTIGGVQVHVHDRAAYDPVRTAIALLVTAKKVWSGFAWRPDHWIDKLTGSTRVRTMIDAGASTDEVVAGWRRELAAFRRLRGEYLLYT; from the coding sequence ATGCGCCTATCCAGACGAGCTCTCCTCGCAGCGACAACGGCAGCAGCAGCCTCCCTACCTTCCACCGCGACGGCAGCCGAGCGCCACAGACGGCTGCGAACCGGCTTCGAGCGGCTCGCGGCCGACGGCTACTCGGTCCTCGAAGGCCAGAAGGTCGGCATCGTCACCAACCCCACCGGCGTCACCAGGGACGTCCGCCACATCGTCGACGTCATGCACACCGACGGCCGTGTGAACCTGACCGCCGTGTTCGGCCCCGAACACGGCTTCCGCGGCACCGCCCAGGCGGGCGGCTCGGAAGGCCGCTACGACGACCCGGCGACCGGCCTCCCCGTCTACGACACCTACCTCAAGAGCGGCCGGCCCTTGGCCGACATCTTCACCGCCTCCGGCGTCGACACGATCGTCTTCGACATCCAGGACGTCGGTGCCCGCTTCTACACCTACATCTGGACCCTCTACGACTGCATGGAGTCGGCCCAGCTCGCCGGCAAGCGCTTCGTCGTCCTGGACCGGCCGAACCCGGTGACCGGACGAGCGGCCCAAGGCCCGGTGCTGCACAAGGAGTTCGCCAGCTTCGTCGGCCGGCAGCCCATCTCCCAGGCACACGGGATGACGGTCGCCGAGCTGGCACGGCTGTTCAACGGGGAGTTCCTCACCACCCCGGTCCCCCTGGAGACCGTACGGATGACGGGCTGGCGGCGCTCCGACTTCTACGACGCCTCGGGCCTGCCCTGGGTGCCGCCGAGCCCGAACATGCCCACCCCCCAGACGGCCCTCGTCTACTCGGGCACCTGTCTCTTCGAGGGCACCAACCTCTCCGAGGGCCGCGGCACCACCCGCCCCTTCGAACTGCTCGGCGCCGAGGGCATCGACCGGCATTGGGCCGAGGCTGCGGGCGAACTCGCCCTCCCCGGCGTGCACTTCAGGGAGGCGTACTTCGCGCCCACGTTCTCGAAGTTCCAGGGCAGGACCATCGGCGGCGTGCAGGTCCATGTGCACGACCGGGCCGCGTACGACCCCGTGCGCACCGCAATCGCCCTGCTCGTGACCGCCAAGAAGGTCTGGAGCGGCTTCGCCTGGCGCCCCGACCACTGGATCGACAAGCTCACCGGCTCCACCCGGGTGCGCACGATGATCGACGCGGGCGCGAGCACCGACGAGGTCGTGGCGGGCTGGCGGCGGGAGCTGGCGGCGTTCCGGCGGCTGCGCGGGGAGTACCTGCTGTACACATGA